Proteins from one Porites lutea chromosome 3, jaPorLute2.1, whole genome shotgun sequence genomic window:
- the LOC140930729 gene encoding uncharacterized protein, with the protein MEIEGDSERDFSESDLSDEEVEVNAYGSPIRTVNRAHSRETTVTGAVAAPSTSDANSNRVVCTCKKTCSRKKSARYAGCPCQNANLKCSTNCKCGTKKAPCKNQVAEGQEIGNPSAFARHRQAVEDSQREIKEFVTKLSSDDKDQLLIRLLSQGRGSLEFARNMLTGSDDIDPPSPQPEQNIPETWCTCGVCRRMLDEQENVCCKKRTCVTSYVMFNTVCLDREVLQLAIRARCDIRADEPDYSTQSYRKAAYRQYTLWKFGKLGRGNRKILPSCVVIVIRQAYPAPDGNYMGFRRS; encoded by the exons atggaaattgaaGGAGACAGTGAGCGTGATTTTTCAGAAAGTGACCTTTCTGATGAGGAAGTTGAGGTCAACGCGTATGGATCGCCGATTAGAACCGTAAACAGGGCTCATAGCCGTGAAACCACCGTTACCGGCGCAGTCGCTGCGCCAAGTACCAGCGACGCCAACAGCAATCGCGTG GTTTGCACTTGTAAAAAAACTTGCAGCCGCAAGAAAAGTGCAAGATACGCAGGCTGTCCGTGCCAAAATGCGAACCTAAAATGTTCTACAAATTGCAAGTGTGGTACAAAGAAAGCACCTTGCAAAAACCAGGTCGCGGAAGGTCAGGAGATCGGAAATCCGAGTGCTTTTGCCCGCCACAGGCAAGCTGTAGAGGACTCTCAGCGCGAAATAAAG gAGTTTGTGACCAAACTATCTTCTGACGATAAAGACCAGCTTCTTATTAGGCTGCTGAGTCAAGGACGCGGTAGCCTTGAATTTGCTAGAAACATGCTAACCGGGAGCGATGACATTGACCCGCCATCGCCTCAACCAGAGCAAAATATACCCGAAACTTGGTGTACTTGTGGTGTCTGCAGGAGAATGCTGGATGAACAGGAAAACGTCTGTTGCAAAAAGAGGACATGTGTAACTTCTTATGTCATGTTTAACACGGTTTGCCTCGATCGGGAAGTGCTGCAATTAGCTATAAGAGCCAGGTGCGACATCCGCGCGGACGAACCCGATTACTCTACTCAAAGTTACAGGAAGGCCGCTTACCGGCAATACACATTGTGGAAATTTGGTAAACTTGGTAGAGGGAATCGAAAAATATTGCCTTCTTGTGTAGTAATAGTTATTCGCCAAGCATATCCCGCACCAGACGGTAATTACATGGGTTTTCGCCGTTCTTAG
- the LOC140930728 gene encoding uncharacterized protein, with protein MSEVESGDHASDASDSKTADSWDNSDQFSESDDGNRSEEEITFENIEVDQTSFLSELDSATLTALDIDLEMESAPEAVGVQAQTEGEPTGPAEVQTEGETCSESSPILPVFGPMTLDETIEDMKSRIKPAIEGLAIPGEHLNRYLELLKADRVIVEVEKIVELLEGNCPEIGCTGQRKVISKKLEGGVLLITHKCSNGHGGMWSSSSILGEKRGQKMYVSSVLLASSVLVSGNNFEKVALLAKSMNLNFVSSSTFSRVQSLYAVPSIRDMWDKMKEVVWKVFEKDVLVVCGDGRMDSPGFSAKYCVYTMMEHYLNVIVDLEVVDKREAGGTSSLMEKMGCKRLLERMMNGLKLGEVVTDASRVIMKIVRELKEANCEVLGNLFHSLDIWHKSIKLTAKITTAGKIKGCDQLLQWVEPVRNHFWHCAETCDGDVEELKGMWLGILHHVCGEHEWDGGMCSHGPLTEIEGGKEYLPMTSKAAKELRKIVLDREWLKSLEHYVRFRHTSNLENFNSMLLKYAPKRIAFAYEVFTGRILLAALDHNFHVFRKTLEGRFKKIYSKRSGNWRVEPVKGSKQYPHMSLLQADILRRRSEDTEAVTRHIEVSPANPVHLAPTIAMKRAPSTEELVKAKLSRFQMEKKSQ; from the exons ATGAGTGAAGTGGA GTCTGGTGATCATGCTTCTGATGCTAGTGACTCCAAGACTGCAGATAGCTGGGACAACAGTGATCAGTTCAGTGAGTCTGATGATGGCAATAGGAGTGAAGAAGAAATAACTTTTGAAAATATAGAAGTTGATCAAACAAG ctttttGTCCGAACTTGACAGCGCCACATTGACAGCCCTGGACATTGATCTTGAAATGGAAAGTGCCCCCGAAGCAGTAGGAGTGCAGGCCCAGACAGAGGGTGAGCCCACAGGTCCAGCAGAGGTGCAGACAGAAGGTGAAACATGCAGTGAGTCATCACCAATCCTTCCTGTCTTTGGCCCAATGACTTTGGATGAGACCATCGAGGATATGAAATCCAGGATAAAGCCTGCAATTGAAGGACTGGCAATACCTGGGGAACACCTGAATAGGTATCTTGAGTTGTTGAAGGCGGACAGGGTTATTGTGGAGGTGGAAAAGATTGTAGAGTTGCTGGAAGGAAATTGTCCAGAAATTGGGTGTACAGGTCAACGAAAAGTCATAAGTAAAAAATTGGAGGGTGGTGTGTTGCTGATAACACACAAGTGTAGTAATGGTCATGGTGGTATGTGGAGTTCTTCATCTATTTTGGGTGAAAAACGTGGCCAAAAAATGTATGTGTCATCTGTGTTGTTGGCCTCATCAGTTCTGGTGTCAGGAAACAACTTTGAGAAAGTTGCTCTGCTAGCAAAGAgcatgaatttgaattttgtttcgTCTTCCACCTTCTCAAGGGTTCAGAGTTTATATGCTGTACCCAGCATCAGGGACATGTGGGATAAAATGAAGGAAGTGGTTTGGAAGGTTTTTGAGAAAGATGTTCTTGTGGTTTGTGGTGATGGAAGGATGGATTCCCCTGGGTTCAGTGCAAAGTACTGTGTGTATACAATGATGGAGCACTACCTTAATGTAATTGTGGATCTTGAGGTGGTTGACAAACGAGAAGCAGGTGGTACGTCCTCTTTAATGGAGAAGATGGGGTGTAAACGACTTTTGGAGAGGATGATGAATGGCCTCAAGCTTGGAGAGGTTGTGACGGATGCATCACGAGTCATCATGAAAATAGTCAGGGAACTTAAAg AAGCAAATTGTGAAGTGCTTGGAAACCTTTTCCACTCCCTTGACATCTGGCATAAATCTATAAAGCTGACTGCCAAGATAACCACT GCTGGGAAGATTAAGGGCTGTGACCAACTGTTACAGTGGGTTGAACCTGTGAGGAACCATTTCTGGCATTGTGCAGAAACTTGTGATGGAGATGTTGAAGAGCTGAAG GGTATGTGGCTGGGAATCCTACATCATGTCTGTGGAGAGCATGAGTGGGATGGCGGGATGTGTTCCCATGGACCACTCACAGAAATAGAAGGTGGAAAAGAATACCTCCCTATGACTTCCAAGGCTGCCAAGGAACTCCGAAAGATTGTTTTAGACCGGGAGTGGCTGAAAAGTCTAGAGCATTATGTCAGGTTCAG gCATACAAGCAATTTGGAAAACTTCAATTCCATGCTTCTAAAGTATGCACCAAAGAGGATTGCCTTTGC GTATGAAGTTTTTACTGGACGGATTTTGCTCGCAGCTCTTGACCacaattttcatgttttccGGAAGACACTGGAAGGCCGGTTTAAGAAAATTTATTCTAAAAGATCAGGTAACTGGAGGGTGGAACCGGTGAAGGGGTCAAAGCAATATCCTCACATGTCTCTGCTCCAGGCAGACATCTTAAGACGCCGCAGTGAAGACACAGAAGCTGTTACCAGACACATTGAAGTTTCCCCTGCAAATCCTGTCCATCTGGCTCCAACAATAGCCATGAAAAGGGCCCCTTCGACTGAGGAGCTGGTCAAAGCCAAATTATCTCGATTTCAAATGGAAAAGAAATCACAATAG
- the LOC140931979 gene encoding uncharacterized protein produces MAKTDIKSAFRIIPIHPDDYHLLGMTWNNSYFFDRCLPMGCSSSCAIFEAFSTALEWLAKHYLCVSGVLHILDDFLFIATSQRQCASNLNNFLSLCDCLGVPIAHEKTEGPSTTLQFAGITLDTINMEARLPDDKLQKCNAQLLDMHKRRKTTLKELQSLIGLLNFTCSVVLPGWAFLWRLVDLTKGVRLPRHRIRITEACRRDLLVWLQFLRDFNGCTFFLDGPWQVSPPLKLYTDAAGSKGYGALFGKHWFYGEWPANWKSLNIAFLELFF; encoded by the coding sequence ATGGCCAAGACCGATATAAAATCAGCTTTCCGCATTATTCCGATTCACCCTGACGACTACCATTTACTGGGTATGACATGGAATAATTCGTACTTTTTTGACCGGTGTCTGCCCATGGGCTGTTCTTCGTCTTGCGCTATATTTGAAGCTTTTAGCACTGCGCTCGAGTGGCTTGCTAAGCATTATCTCTGTGTTTCCGGTGTTTTACATATTCTGGATGATTTCTTGTTTATTGCTACCTCTCAAAGGCAATGTGCCTccaatttaaacaactttttgaGCCTATGTGATTGTTTAGGGGTACCTATAGCACATGAAAAAACGGAAGGTCCTTCAACCACTTTACAGTTTGCTGGGATAACACTCGACACGATTAATATGGAAGCGCGTCTGCCAGACGATAAGCTTCAAAAATGCAATGCTCAGTTATTGGACATGCACAAACGCCGTAAAACTACCCTGAAAGAACTTCAATCTTTGATTGGACTATTAAATTTTACTTGTTCAGTTGTTCTACCTGGTTGGGCCTTTCTTTGGAGGCTTGTTGATCTCACAAAGGGTGTCCGTCTCCCTCGCCATCGTATACGGATTACTGAAGCCTGTCGTCGAGATTTATTAGTATGGCTTCAATTTTTAAGAGATTTTAACGGCTGTACATTTTTTCTGGACGGACCGTGGCAGGTTTCACCGCCTCTCAAACTTTACACCGACGCTGCGGGCTCAAAGGGCTATGGCGCACTTTTTGGGAAACATTGGTTTTACGGAGAATGGCCTGCCAACTGGAAATCATTGAACATTGCATTTTTGGAGCTCTTTTTCTGA
- the LOC140931980 gene encoding uncharacterized protein has translation MNDTNETVTVSSFRLYADNTTQYTVDYSPVVLQPSLNHDMEKLSSWFASNYLQVNKDKTQAMILGNSSYRYDLEFAGTPIAINNHLKILGICLDNKLSFRELISIMLKKVYSKIDALCRLKRLVPANTMLLLYKSFVLSHFEYCNSLLMGIGKTLNKKLEDANYRGLRTIMNMGKSTDYESILRMADMNTLEHRRIEQSLMIFFKCFKENGPGYVANLFKPRVTPHNLRSNGLNVVQTSYNSRFFRGSYAYMISHIWNQLPSAVKNAPNASSFQRLLTKLNFIGCQCSHCL, from the coding sequence ATGAACGACACAAATGAAACTGTCACCGTTTCTTCTTTCCGCCTCTACGCAGACAATACAACTCAATATACTGTGGATTATAGCCCAGTTGTTCTTCAACCCTCATTAAACCATGACATGGAAAAACTATCTTCCTGGTTTGCCTCTAACTATCTACAGGTTAACAAGGACAAGACCCAGGCGATGATCCTTGGGAACTCATCCTATCGATACGACCTGGAGTTTGCCGGCACTCCCATTGCTATTAACAACCATTTAAAGATCCTAGGAATATGTTTAGATAACAAATTATCTTTTAGAGAACTTATAAGTATCATGCTGAAGAAAGTATATTCCAAGATAGACGCACTTTGCCGCCTTAAGCGTTTAGTACCGGCAAATACTATGTTGCTTCTTTACAAGAGTTTTGTGTTATCACATTTTGAATACTGCAACTCTTTACTTATGGGTATAGGTAAAACACTTAACAAGAAACTGGAAGATGCTAACTATCGTGGTCTACGAACTATAATGAACATGGGGAAAAGTACCGATTATGAATCAATTCTTAGGATGGCAGATATGAATACCTTGGAACATAGACGCATAGAACAATccttaatgatattttttaaatgtttcaaggAGAATGGTCCAGGCTATGTAGCCAATTTATTCAAACCCCGAGTTACACCACATAATCTTAGAAGCAATGGTCTAAATGTTGTACAAACTTCATATAATAGTAGATTCTTTCGTGGTTCATATGCGTACATGATCTCGCACATCTGGAACCAGTTGCCATCTGCTGTAAAAAACGCACCCAATGCATCATCCTTTCAGAGACTTTTAACTAAGTTAAATTTTATCGGCTGTCAATGCAGCCATTGCCTTTGA